The following coding sequences are from one Triticum dicoccoides isolate Atlit2015 ecotype Zavitan chromosome 4A, WEW_v2.0, whole genome shotgun sequence window:
- the LOC119285431 gene encoding mitoferrin-like — protein sequence MPGDGLDHRGSSPSPPPKWRHLLQISPPPLHYSSTLAPSPSPAPFPLKTLTLAAPLAMAADYRTPDRLLPPAAAAAAEEPAQDPPKPAIAVAGPAAAATHDGLRFWQYMLAGSVAGVVEHTAMFPVDTLKTHMQAASPPCRPTLSLGAALRAAVAGEGGALALYRGLPAMALGAGPAHAVYFSVYEFAKSRLSDRFGPNNPAAHASSGVLATIASDAVFTPMDTVKQRLQLTSSPYTGVAHCVRTVFRDEGLRAFFVSYRTTVLMNAPYTAVHFSTYEAAKRVLGDMAADEESLAVHATAGAAAGALAAALTTPLDVVKTQLQCQGVCGCERFASSSIGDVFRTIIKRDGYVGLMRGWKPRMLFHAPAAAICWSTYEASKSFFERFNEKRRK from the exons ATGCCTGGAGATGGACTTGACCACCGgggctcctccccctcccctccgcCTAAATGGCGACATCTCCTCCAAATCTCGCCTCCTCCCCTTCATTATTCCTCcaccctcgccccctccccctcccccgccccgtTCCCGctcaaaaccctaaccctagcggcgCCCCTCGCCATGGCCGCCGACTACCGCACCCCCGACAGGCTcctcccccccgccgccgccgccgcagcggaGGAGCCGGCCCAGGACCCGCCCAAGCCGGCCATCGCCGTCGCggggccggccgccgccgcgacccACGACGGCCTGCGCTTCTGGCAGTACATGCTCGCCGGCTCCGTCGCCGGCGTCGTTGAGCACACGGCCATGTTCCCGGTCGACACCCTCAAGACGCACATGCAGGCCGCCTCGCCGCCCTGCCGCCCCACCCTCTCGCTGGGGGCCGCGCTGCGGGCCGCCGTCGCCGGGGAGGGCGGCGcgctcgcgctctaccgcggcctCCCCGCCATGGCCCTCGGCGCCGGCCCCGCCCACGCCGTCTACTTCTCCGTCTACGAGTTCGCCAAGTCGCGCCTTTCGGACCGGTTCGGCCCCAACAACCCCGCGGCGCACGCCTCCTCGGGGGTGCTCGCCACCATCGCCAGCGACGCCGTCTTCACCCCCATGGACACCGTCAAGCAGCGGCTGCAGCTCACGAGCAGCCCCTACACCGGCGTCGCGCACTGCGTCCGCACCGTGTTCCGCGATGAGGGCCTCAGGGCGTTCTTCGTGTCGTACCGGACCACGGTGCTTATGAACGCGCCCTACACCGCCGTCCACTTCTCCACCTACGAGGCGGCCAAGCGTGTGCTCGGAGACATGGCAGCTGACGAGGAGTCGCTTGCCGTGCACGCCACTGCGGGTGCTGCCGCCGGTGCTCTAGCAGCCGCGTTGACCACACCACTCGACGTTGTCAAGACGCAGCTGCAGTGCCAG GGTGTATGCGGCTGTGAACGCTTTGCTAGTAGCTCTATAGGAGATGTGTTCAGAACGATTATAAAGCGCGACGGATACGTTGGGCTCATGAGGGGATGGAAGCCGAGAATGCTGTTCCACGCACCAGCAGCTGCCATCTGCTGGTCCACATACGAAGCCTCGAAGTCGTTCTTTGAAAGATTTAATGAGAAAAGGAGAAAATAG